The genomic DNA CAAACGGAGCTTTCAGAGGCAAAAGAAGCAGCTGAGCTGGCCAACCAAACAAAAGACGAATTTCTGGCAAACATCAGTCATGAAATAAGAACGCCTCTTAACGGCGTCATGGGAATGCTCCAGCTTCTAAAAGCAACCAAACTTGAGGACGAACAACTTTCACACATTGACACAGCGCTTCAATCCTCACGCAATTTGCTGAGGGTTTTGAATGACGTTCTGGACTTCACTAAAATTGAAGCTGGAATGCTTGATATTTACAATGAACCGTTTAATTTAGAAGAACTTATTGAGCAATGCCTCAACTTTTTTAAAGTTCAAGCAAACAACAAAGGAGTAATTTTAAGTTCATATCTCAGCCCTGAAACTAAAAACTGCTACACAGGCGACGAAGGAAGAATCCGTCAGATACTCTTCAACCTACTTGGAAATGCAATAAAATTTACAGATTCAGGATCGATAAGAATTGAAGTATATTCACTTCCGACCTCAACACCAGGTAAACACCGGATCTTATTTTCTATTGAAGACGAGGGAGTTGGAATACCAGACAGTAAAATCGACTACATATTTGAGTCATTTACACAAGTAGACGGATCCCTTTCCAGAAAATACCAAGGTACGGGATTGGGTCTTTCCATCGTAAAAAGACTAGTTTTACTTATGGGAGGAAAAATTACTCTTGAAAGCGAATACGGGGCAGGGACAACCGTTACATTCTGTATACTTGTCGGGGAAATAGTCGCCAGGACTTCTGTAGAAAAAGCAGAAATACCTATACTCCCCCCATCACGCAGACTGAATGTCCTTTTAGTTGAAGACGAGAAAGTGAATAGCCTCATGGCTCAAAAATTTATGGAAAAAAATGGACACCGCGTCATTTGCGCCGAAAATGGAGAGATATGTTTAGAAAAACTTCGTGACAATAAATTTGATGCAATTTTAATGGATGTTCAAATGCCCATAATGAATGGATTTGAAACCTCTAAAATAATCCGTAATTCGGAGGAGTTCACTGACATCAAGCACATTCCAATCATTGCGCTGACAGCGCACGCAACCAACAAAGATAAAGAGAAAGCGATTAGTGCAGGAATGGATGAATACATAAGTAAGCCATTTGAATGGGACCTGCTGGAAAAAACTCTTCAGAAAGTAACCTCGTAAAAACGATCCATTTTGAATTTAGAATAGTTACCGTTCTTGACTTATAGCGCCCGTTAGATAAGTAATTGCCTTGCAGATACGATTTACAATTGCTTGTTTTTCACTTTCGCTTTCATTACGTCAACTCCTTATAAATGAGTTCCATTAATGCATGTACTTGTCACCGGCGCGACCGGACTTATAGGCTCAAACCTTGTCCCACTTCTTTTGGAGCAGGGTTATAAAGTAAAGGTTCTAGTCCGAGATCCTGTTAAAGCTCAGAAAATTCTACACAACGAGGTAGAAATCTGCGCCGGACATCTTAATGATGAAAAAGCGATTGAAAAAGCAATGCAAGGCTGCCGATACCTTTTTCATCTTGCAGCCGACTACAGGCTATGGGTTCCTGACCCGCAGTCCATGTACACGACCAATGTGGATGGAACCAGACTGTTGATGGAAAAAGCCCTTGAAGCGGGGATTGAGCGCATTGTATACACTTCCAGCGTCTGCACTCTGGGCTACAATGCCGATGGAAATCCTGCGAATGAAGAACTGGCTTCCTGCCTTGATGACATGATCAGCCCGTACAAAAAATCCAAATTTCTAGCTGAAAAAGCTGTTTCCAGAATGGTAAAAGAGAAAGGTCTTCCGGCCGTAATAGTTAATCCTTCTACACCAGTCGGCCCCGGAGATTCACGCCCCACACCGACTGGAGCCATGATTCTAAATACTGCCCGCGACGGCGGCAGATTTTATGCCGAAACAGGCCTTAATATCGCCCATGTCGGGGATATAGCACACGGTCACGTTCTTGCTCTTCAAAAAGGTATCGTTGGACAGAGATACA from Maridesulfovibrio frigidus DSM 17176 includes the following:
- the hpnA gene encoding hopanoid-associated sugar epimerase, with amino-acid sequence MHVLVTGATGLIGSNLVPLLLEQGYKVKVLVRDPVKAQKILHNEVEICAGHLNDEKAIEKAMQGCRYLFHLAADYRLWVPDPQSMYTTNVDGTRLLMEKALEAGIERIVYTSSVCTLGYNADGNPANEELASCLDDMISPYKKSKFLAEKAVSRMVKEKGLPAVIVNPSTPVGPGDSRPTPTGAMILNTARDGGRFYAETGLNIAHVGDIAHGHVLALQKGIVGQRYILGGDNMHLKELFAITAHAAGKPGPMCKVPPAVLYPIAIISELLTRLGLVKEPTATLDSIRMASKIMFYSSQKAETELGYTHRPAILAVEDSIQWFKKNGMLD